In a genomic window of Elusimicrobiota bacterium:
- a CDS encoding TrbI/VirB10 family protein: MSYFRPMRRRIWLGAWLVALGSAWPALAQEKRAPPAPEKPARAKADSDWQGVSQKTASKARYFLPTGFSFPARLENAIYSYNVETPAIGIVERGIKYLDKVVVPPETRIIGTVTVQKSHDRVLVNWHTMVFPEGDEIKFSGIALSVDGSAGLKGKVETHKDSAVANTVLRSVVSGTQAALDITGVSPIASQATQGVSQEALKELDIEKQQVATSISIDSDVGLRIFVNQRVEY, from the coding sequence ATGAGCTATTTTAGGCCCATGCGGCGCCGGATATGGCTGGGAGCCTGGCTGGTGGCGCTTGGTTCCGCCTGGCCCGCCTTGGCTCAGGAGAAGCGCGCGCCTCCGGCTCCTGAAAAGCCGGCGCGGGCCAAAGCGGATTCCGATTGGCAGGGGGTCAGCCAGAAGACGGCATCGAAGGCGCGGTATTTCCTCCCGACCGGATTTTCCTTCCCGGCTCGGCTTGAGAACGCCATCTACTCCTACAACGTGGAGACCCCGGCCATCGGCATCGTGGAGCGGGGCATCAAGTACCTGGATAAGGTCGTGGTCCCGCCTGAGACGCGGATCATCGGGACTGTCACGGTCCAGAAGAGCCATGACAGGGTACTGGTGAATTGGCACACGATGGTATTCCCGGAGGGGGACGAGATCAAGTTCTCCGGAATCGCGCTCTCCGTCGATGGCTCCGCGGGCCTGAAGGGCAAGGTCGAAACCCACAAGGATTCCGCGGTCGCAAACACGGTGCTGAGATCCGTGGTCTCGGGCACCCAGGCCGCCCTCGACATTACGGGGGTGAGCCCGATCGCGTCGCAGGCCACCCAGGGCGTCTCGCAGGAAGCGTTGAAAGAACTGGATATAGAAAAACAGCAGGTGGCGACGAGCATCTCGATAGACTCGGACGTGGGCCTGCGCATTTTCGTCAATCAGCGCGTGGAGTATTGA
- a CDS encoding nucleotidyl transferase AbiEii/AbiGii toxin family protein, with protein sequence MIEQKHTELFAQGAQVPLAVAEREIVLTYVLKILEDAGLLKSLAFKGGTCLRKCVYGKETRFSVDLDFTSLTEAAADDVILGLVTALDKPAYGLTFQIETKDFYVAEDGFSCGATVGYRHSWNEARFKLDVSLRERPSLSLAVMPFQSQPYFKSLEFKPSQVACFRFEELLGEKIRAASQRVRARDLYDLAKAAEKPISAPVIRALAVIKCWNVRDAFDPARFLQRLRSSQYDWEDLRQLVRRSEKIDPERLISLCENRYKFLLSLTEKEKQLIADAKRHKLKDLPRTLLKEVKA encoded by the coding sequence ATGATCGAGCAAAAACACACCGAGTTGTTCGCGCAGGGCGCCCAGGTGCCCCTCGCCGTCGCCGAGCGGGAGATCGTGCTGACTTACGTCCTGAAAATTCTCGAGGACGCGGGGCTTCTCAAGTCCCTGGCCTTCAAGGGCGGCACGTGCCTGCGCAAATGCGTCTACGGCAAGGAGACGAGGTTCTCGGTGGACCTGGATTTCACCAGCCTCACCGAAGCGGCGGCGGACGACGTGATCCTGGGGCTGGTGACGGCACTCGACAAGCCGGCCTACGGGTTGACCTTTCAGATCGAGACCAAGGATTTCTATGTGGCCGAGGATGGCTTTTCTTGCGGCGCGACCGTCGGCTATCGCCATTCATGGAACGAGGCCCGGTTCAAGCTGGATGTGAGTCTTCGTGAACGGCCGTCCCTTTCCTTGGCCGTCATGCCTTTCCAATCCCAGCCCTACTTCAAATCGCTGGAGTTCAAACCATCCCAGGTCGCCTGTTTCCGGTTCGAGGAACTGCTCGGCGAGAAGATCCGCGCCGCAAGCCAGAGGGTTCGGGCACGGGACCTTTACGACCTGGCGAAAGCCGCGGAGAAGCCCATAAGCGCGCCCGTGATCCGGGCCCTGGCCGTCATCAAGTGCTGGAACGTCCGCGACGCCTTCGATCCGGCGCGTTTTCTGCAAAGACTCCGGTCGAGCCAATACGACTGGGAGGACCTGAGGCAGTTGGTGCGGCGGAGCGAGAAAATCGATCCGGAGAGACTGATCTCCCTCTGCGAGAACCGGTACAAGTTCCTGCTGTCATTGACGGAAAAAGAGAAGCAGTTGATCGCCGACGCGAAGCGGCATAAATTGAAAGACCTTCCCCGGACTTTGCTCAAGGAGGTAAAGGCATGA